The following are encoded together in the Desulfococcus multivorans genome:
- a CDS encoding thioredoxin family protein produces the protein MKTMDIASFEHHNKTIRQGITLIDYYVSWCSPCRVQATIIERVADDLKGKALIGRMNLDRHRRTAETLRIQSVPTLVVFIDGREVRRFIGLQPRETLTACLRAVIRSRNKAATV, from the coding sequence ATGAAAACCATGGATATCGCTTCTTTCGAACACCATAACAAAACGATTCGGCAGGGAATCACGCTGATCGACTATTATGTGTCATGGTGTTCTCCCTGTCGGGTGCAGGCGACCATTATCGAGCGGGTCGCCGATGACTTAAAAGGCAAGGCCCTGATCGGCCGAATGAATCTCGATCGGCACCGCCGGACAGCCGAAACCCTGCGGATCCAAAGTGTCCCCACTCTGGTCGTTTTCATTGACGGCCGGGAGGTCCGACGGTTCATCGGGTTGCAGCCCAGAGAAACCCTTACCGCTTGTCTGAGGGCGGTCATCCGTTCCCGGAACAAGGCCGCAACGGTGTAG
- a CDS encoding integration host factor subunit alpha encodes MTLTKASIIEEIQNQLRFSKKETTELVETLLEIMKRTLADGEDLLISGFGKFCVKEKKQRRGRNPATGDDMLLSPRQVVTFKCSGKLREKINNGT; translated from the coding sequence ATGACGCTAACCAAGGCATCCATCATTGAGGAAATTCAGAACCAATTGCGGTTCTCCAAAAAGGAGACGACGGAACTCGTCGAAACGCTTTTGGAAATTATGAAGCGAACCCTGGCCGACGGTGAAGACCTTCTCATCAGCGGTTTCGGTAAATTTTGCGTGAAGGAAAAAAAGCAGCGGCGAGGGCGAAATCCCGCTACGGGTGACGATATGCTGCTCTCGCCGAGACAGGTGGTCACCTTTAAATGTTCAGGCAAGCTGAGAGAAAAAATTAACAACGGAACGTGA
- a CDS encoding ChaN family lipoprotein has protein sequence MKTNRILTGLLSVALLLFGNIVSASEIRLTDLVRQREMPLSDVVPDLIRNRILFIGEIHDQKRHHDVQLAVIKALHGSGAKVAIGMEMFRKDDQAALDRWVAGESSSADFKAVYYDNWNFSWSLYSDILNYARDEKIPVVGLNVSKDITRQVAKGGFQSLDPKQRKALPMVTCHVDKNYMTFIKKSHGMQGHGQLNLTYFCEAQLVWDKVMAIHALDYLYSRPDMLMIVIAGRGHAWKMGIPAQIRKRSTLPQAVMLPRVSDGLISGADDEADADYLFHSP, from the coding sequence ATGAAAACGAACCGGATTCTTACAGGCCTCCTTTCCGTTGCACTCCTGTTGTTCGGCAATATCGTATCCGCTTCCGAAATCCGCCTTACCGATCTCGTCAGACAACGGGAGATGCCGCTTTCCGACGTCGTACCCGATCTGATTCGAAACCGCATCCTGTTCATCGGAGAAATTCACGATCAAAAGAGACACCACGATGTCCAGCTCGCGGTTATAAAGGCGCTTCATGGTTCCGGGGCAAAGGTCGCAATCGGTATGGAAATGTTCCGAAAGGACGATCAAGCCGCACTCGATCGCTGGGTCGCCGGTGAGTCGTCCTCCGCTGATTTCAAGGCCGTCTATTATGACAACTGGAATTTTTCCTGGTCGCTTTACAGCGATATTCTGAATTATGCCAGGGATGAAAAGATTCCGGTGGTGGGACTCAATGTATCAAAAGACATTACACGTCAGGTGGCCAAAGGCGGCTTCCAGTCCCTCGATCCGAAGCAACGGAAAGCCCTGCCGATGGTCACCTGCCACGTGGACAAAAATTACATGACTTTTATTAAAAAATCTCATGGGATGCAGGGTCATGGTCAACTCAATCTCACCTATTTTTGTGAAGCCCAGCTGGTATGGGACAAAGTCATGGCGATTCATGCGCTCGACTATCTCTACAGCCGCCCCGACATGCTGATGATCGTCATTGCCGGGAGGGGGCATGCCTGGAAGATGGGGATCCCCGCACAAATCCGGAAACGAAGCACCCTGCCGCAGGCGGTGATGCTGCCGCGAGTGTCCGACGGTCTGATCAGCGGAGCCGATGACGAAGCGGATGCCGATTATCTCTTCCATTCGCCTTGA
- a CDS encoding transcriptional regulator, with protein sequence MPTIREQMIDVLSEGEHDVYEISQRLGIQEKAVYQHLSHITKSLTHRKHRLKIVPAACISCGFTFKERSRFKKPGRCPLCRSERIRQPRYAII encoded by the coding sequence ATGCCGACCATCCGTGAACAAATGATCGATGTATTGTCAGAAGGTGAACATGACGTCTATGAGATTTCGCAACGCCTCGGCATTCAGGAAAAGGCAGTCTACCAACATTTATCTCACATCACGAAATCCCTGACACACCGGAAACATCGACTGAAAATCGTTCCGGCCGCCTGCATCTCATGCGGATTTACATTCAAGGAGCGGAGCCGCTTCAAAAAACCGGGGCGATGCCCCCTGTGCCGCAGCGAACGCATTCGGCAGCCAAGATACGCCATCATCTGA
- a CDS encoding NifB/NifX family molybdenum-iron cluster-binding protein yields MKIAVTSKGTDIQSAVDPRFGRAAYILIVDSELENLEVIDNQKNVDAFKGAGIQAAATLGEKQVDVLLTGYCGPNAFRTLQAAGIKVANDANNCGTVEAAVKAFNEGRLAFLKDANVDGHW; encoded by the coding sequence ATGAAGATAGCAGTTACATCCAAGGGCACCGATATCCAATCGGCGGTGGACCCGAGGTTCGGACGCGCGGCCTACATCCTGATCGTCGATTCGGAATTGGAAAATCTTGAAGTTATCGATAACCAGAAAAACGTGGACGCTTTCAAGGGCGCCGGTATTCAGGCGGCGGCGACTCTCGGCGAAAAACAGGTTGATGTTCTCCTGACGGGCTATTGTGGCCCCAACGCCTTCAGAACCCTTCAGGCCGCCGGCATCAAGGTGGCCAACGACGCCAATAACTGCGGTACCGTTGAAGCGGCCGTAAAGGCTTTCAACGAAGGCCGCCTTGCGTTCCTGAAAGACGCCAATGTGGACGGCCACTGGTAA
- a CDS encoding FmdB family zinc ribbon protein, whose protein sequence is MPYYEFECPSCGKLTEELVKVGTEEIPCSRCGRAAKKIMSRCTFSLKGGGWYADGYGSSKTGAPKA, encoded by the coding sequence ATGCCGTACTATGAATTCGAATGTCCGTCGTGTGGAAAACTCACCGAGGAGCTGGTGAAAGTGGGAACAGAGGAAATCCCCTGCTCCCGGTGCGGCAGGGCCGCTAAAAAAATCATGTCCCGCTGCACCTTCTCGCTGAAAGGCGGCGGGTGGTATGCTGATGGTTATGGGTCATCCAAAACAGGGGCGCCCAAGGCATAA
- a CDS encoding NifB/NifX family molybdenum-iron cluster-binding protein — protein MREGRIAIPSLNNGGIDGKRAGHFGHCDVFTLIDVVDGKIQSVSTIPNEEHVQGGCMVPVNLLARNKVNALIVGGIGMRPLMGFRQMGIDVYYDAERIDIQPVVADLIAGTLPMIDETQVCGGGGGRI, from the coding sequence ATGAGAGAAGGTAGAATTGCGATTCCGTCGCTGAACAACGGCGGGATCGACGGGAAAAGAGCGGGACATTTCGGGCACTGTGACGTTTTCACCTTGATCGATGTGGTCGACGGCAAAATTCAATCGGTTTCGACCATCCCTAACGAAGAGCATGTCCAGGGGGGGTGTATGGTACCGGTCAATCTGCTGGCCAGGAACAAGGTCAACGCCCTCATTGTCGGCGGCATTGGCATGCGGCCCCTGATGGGATTCCGCCAAATGGGGATCGATGTCTACTATGACGCCGAGCGTATCGATATTCAGCCGGTGGTGGCGGATCTTATCGCCGGCACCCTGCCGATGATCGATGAAACCCAGGTTTGCGGCGGCGGGGGCGGTCGTATTTGA
- a CDS encoding sigma-54 interaction domain-containing protein, with protein MTDILTRTPTVPDPRIAGLVLESMADGVFTLDEAGRITLWNPAMERISGYRAEEAVGRSCGLLSFTHCLGKKEPTSFKECGIYEKGSVDAQEYVLRHKDGHDVPVLKSARLVRDENDRVIGVVETVTDLTELRTMQHRVAAVSRRLGELHQFGNIIGKSHVMQQVFEAIEAAAASEATILIAGESGTGKELVAGAIHYNSIRAEMPMVTVNCSALAESLLESELFGHVRGAFTGAARDRKGRFEEADGGTVFLDEIGEISPLIQVKLLRVLQEREIERVGESKRRRIDIRIIAATHRDLFDRVRRGEFREDLYYRLKVFPIHVPPLRLRKEDLPLLVSHFIGVQNRKTGKAIRGVSAEAMRILMDYSWPGNVRELENAVEHAFVLCADADIDVFDLPVEIRQCEYRPLPSMEPSQSMKSEDRREPPTRERLIALLDECAWNKAEAARRIGVSRTSVWKYMKKWHIPLQPDDC; from the coding sequence ATGACCGATATCCTGACTCGGACGCCGACAGTGCCGGACCCCCGGATTGCCGGCCTCGTTCTGGAGTCCATGGCCGACGGCGTGTTTACCCTTGACGAGGCGGGGCGCATCACACTCTGGAATCCGGCCATGGAGCGCATCTCGGGCTATCGGGCCGAGGAGGCCGTGGGACGCAGCTGCGGGCTGTTGAGCTTTACCCATTGCCTTGGGAAAAAGGAACCCACCAGCTTCAAGGAATGCGGTATTTACGAGAAAGGTTCAGTCGATGCCCAGGAGTACGTCCTTCGTCACAAGGACGGACACGACGTTCCGGTTCTCAAGAGTGCTCGATTGGTCCGGGATGAGAACGACAGGGTGATCGGGGTCGTTGAAACCGTTACGGACCTGACGGAGCTGCGTACCATGCAGCATCGGGTGGCAGCGGTCTCCAGGCGTCTGGGAGAACTCCATCAATTCGGCAATATCATCGGCAAAAGTCATGTCATGCAACAAGTCTTCGAGGCCATCGAAGCCGCTGCGGCCAGCGAAGCCACCATCCTCATAGCCGGAGAAAGCGGAACCGGTAAAGAGCTGGTTGCCGGCGCCATCCATTACAACAGCATCCGCGCGGAGATGCCCATGGTCACGGTCAACTGCAGCGCATTGGCGGAGTCTCTCCTGGAAAGCGAACTTTTCGGCCATGTTCGGGGAGCGTTCACCGGAGCCGCTCGAGATCGGAAGGGGCGCTTCGAGGAGGCCGATGGTGGGACCGTCTTTTTAGACGAGATTGGTGAGATCAGCCCGCTTATTCAGGTCAAGTTGCTTCGGGTGCTGCAGGAGCGCGAGATCGAACGGGTCGGCGAATCGAAGCGACGCCGAATCGACATCCGGATTATCGCAGCGACACACCGGGACCTGTTCGATCGTGTCCGACGGGGAGAGTTTCGGGAAGATCTATACTATCGTCTCAAGGTGTTTCCCATCCATGTGCCGCCGCTGCGGCTGCGCAAGGAAGATCTGCCGCTTCTGGTGAGCCATTTCATCGGCGTCCAGAACCGGAAAACCGGCAAGGCGATCCGGGGCGTATCCGCCGAGGCCATGCGTATCCTTATGGACTACAGCTGGCCCGGCAATGTTCGGGAACTCGAGAATGCCGTGGAGCACGCCTTCGTTCTTTGCGCCGATGCCGACATAGACGTGTTCGATCTGCCCGTTGAAATCCGGCAGTGTGAATATCGACCGTTGCCCTCCATGGAACCGTCGCAATCCATGAAATCGGAAGACCGGAGAGAACCGCCGACGCGCGAACGGCTCATTGCGCTGCTCGATGAGTGCGCCTGGAACAAGGCCGAGGCGGCTCGACGCATCGGCGTCAGCCGGACGTCCGTTTGGAAATATATGAAGAAATGGCATATACCCCTGCAACCCGATGATTGCTGA
- a CDS encoding ATP-binding protein, translating to MKELVVISGKGGTGKTSITASLAVIAKNMVVCDADVDAADLHLLLQPDIRKETDFKGGNTAVIASERCTGCGTCMTLCRFEAVSEDVQGKFRIDSIDCEGCGVCVDFCPEKAIDFPENTCGQWFVSDTRIGPMIHARLGLAEENSGKLVTLIRQEARSFAEKHHLGLIITDGPPGVGCPVIAAIGGAATVLIVTEPTVSGIHDMARAAELAMHFKIPAMICVNKYDLNPEKAAEIERYAERNGMGVVGRIPFDPAFTHAMVAGRTIVEYAPDSEVSMILKKIWEQIATSSAMMDDV from the coding sequence ATGAAAGAGTTGGTGGTGATCAGCGGCAAGGGCGGCACGGGTAAGACCAGCATTACGGCGTCCCTGGCTGTGATTGCAAAAAACATGGTGGTTTGTGATGCGGACGTGGATGCTGCGGACCTTCACCTTCTTTTGCAGCCCGATATCCGAAAGGAGACCGATTTTAAAGGCGGAAACACCGCCGTCATTGCATCCGAACGATGCACTGGATGCGGTACTTGTATGACGCTCTGTCGATTCGAGGCCGTGAGTGAGGATGTTCAGGGGAAATTCAGGATCGATTCCATCGACTGTGAGGGTTGCGGGGTCTGCGTTGATTTCTGCCCGGAAAAGGCCATTGATTTCCCGGAAAATACGTGCGGACAATGGTTCGTTTCCGATACACGGATCGGTCCCATGATTCACGCCCGTCTGGGTCTGGCCGAAGAAAATTCCGGAAAACTGGTCACCTTGATCCGCCAGGAGGCCCGGTCCTTCGCCGAAAAGCATCATCTGGGGCTGATCATCACCGACGGCCCCCCGGGGGTAGGGTGCCCGGTCATCGCCGCCATCGGCGGTGCGGCGACTGTTCTGATCGTGACCGAGCCAACCGTTTCAGGGATCCACGACATGGCCAGGGCAGCGGAATTGGCGATGCATTTCAAGATTCCGGCCATGATCTGCGTGAACAAGTATGATCTTAACCCGGAAAAAGCCGCCGAGATAGAGCGTTATGCCGAGCGCAACGGTATGGGCGTGGTGGGCCGGATCCCGTTCGATCCGGCGTTCACTCATGCCATGGTGGCGGGTCGTACCATTGTTGAGTATGCCCCCGACAGCGAGGTGTCCATGATATTGAAAAAGATTTGGGAGCAGATTGCCACGTCTTCGGCAATGATGGACGATGTTTGA
- a CDS encoding response regulator: protein MVTIMTVGAAVSSGEFSDEIGARDAAKAVSVDSGGAALDMLLEKQVDLVIVDETLKDMSGLDLARQVAVKNPLAAVALVSPLSEEAFHETTEGLGLLAQLPPHPRRSDARVLLEKFARVVRMTERVGG from the coding sequence ATGGTCACCATTATGACGGTGGGAGCCGCCGTATCCTCCGGCGAGTTCAGCGACGAGATCGGCGCCAGGGATGCCGCGAAAGCGGTAAGCGTCGATTCAGGGGGTGCGGCTTTGGATATGCTTTTGGAAAAACAGGTGGATCTCGTTATCGTCGATGAGACTTTGAAAGACATGTCCGGGCTTGACCTTGCTCGACAGGTCGCCGTCAAAAATCCGTTGGCCGCGGTTGCGCTGGTCAGCCCGCTTTCCGAAGAGGCCTTTCATGAGACCACTGAAGGGTTGGGGCTTCTCGCCCAGTTGCCGCCTCATCCCAGGCGATCGGACGCCCGGGTTCTTCTCGAAAAATTTGCGCGTGTCGTCCGGATGACCGAGCGTGTGGGAGGGTGA
- a CDS encoding ATP-binding protein encodes MIISVASGKGGTGKTTIAVNMAASAPESAQLLDCDVEAPNAHLFLNPSIYETEPIFVPVPEIDETKCTHCKKCAEICRFKAIAVIGETVLTFPEMCHSCGGCVVVCPESAVTETGRRIGEIEKGRAGEIDFVHGRMRVGEAMSPPLIRKVRACRDPRKTTIIDAPPGTSCPAVAAVKKTDFVLMVTEPTPFGLHDLKLAVGAVRILGIPCGLVINRSDIGNDRVREYAADADIPVLMEIPFDRKIAGAYSRGILMIDALPEWKERFETLYRDIADCVRRGCER; translated from the coding sequence ATGATCATCAGCGTTGCCAGCGGTAAAGGCGGAACCGGAAAGACCACCATTGCGGTCAATATGGCTGCTTCGGCACCCGAAAGCGCTCAGTTGTTGGACTGTGACGTAGAGGCGCCCAACGCCCATCTGTTCCTGAATCCATCGATTTACGAGACCGAACCGATCTTTGTTCCGGTCCCCGAGATCGATGAAACCAAATGCACCCATTGTAAAAAATGCGCTGAGATCTGTCGTTTCAAGGCGATTGCCGTCATCGGCGAGACGGTGCTGACCTTCCCCGAGATGTGTCACAGCTGTGGCGGATGTGTTGTTGTATGCCCGGAATCCGCCGTTACGGAAACCGGCCGCCGCATCGGTGAGATTGAAAAAGGCCGGGCCGGTGAGATCGATTTCGTCCATGGACGTATGCGGGTGGGGGAAGCCATGTCGCCGCCCCTGATCCGGAAGGTTCGGGCATGTCGCGACCCCCGGAAAACCACCATAATCGACGCCCCGCCGGGAACCTCATGTCCGGCCGTGGCCGCCGTCAAGAAGACGGATTTTGTCCTCATGGTCACCGAGCCGACACCGTTCGGCCTTCATGACCTGAAACTGGCTGTTGGAGCTGTCCGGATACTCGGTATCCCGTGCGGTCTGGTGATCAATCGGTCCGACATCGGCAACGATCGCGTCCGGGAATATGCCGCCGATGCCGACATTCCGGTGCTGATGGAGATTCCTTTCGATCGGAAAATCGCCGGCGCGTATTCACGGGGGATTCTTATGATCGATGCATTGCCCGAATGGAAGGAGCGCTTCGAGACATTGTACAGAGACATCGCGGACTGCGTGAGGCGGGGGTGCGAACGATGA
- a CDS encoding M1 family aminopeptidase has product MPNRLSLFIGFRTVLLIVPLGLLLFFSCDDAGSQSSRHGPRMVLHDLKIRLFPAEHRLSGSDLITIPTMESDALILELSEKVRVEAVLINGTPVSVKRPSGRLIIPIPSKFRSAEAPDDPLAVTIRYEGFFDDPAPMLPVNTDNPGYGVTGTISQNGVFLLGGAGWYPVTVDAPASIRLEVSGPAGMVAVTAGKSMGVRTENGMTLSGWEIQRAVEPIALSAGPYEVREAAVGDVTAATYLFPQSRHLSDGYLAAITRFIRFYEGLFGPYPFEKFAVVENFFPTGYGFPSYTLMGTQVLHLPFIKETSLGHEIAHCWWGNGVGVDASRGNWCEGLTTYVSDYLYHEHASAEEGAAYRRQLLRNYAAVAGPDRDFPLSAFISRVDPTTKVVGYDKGAMVFHMLRQEVGDGAFWEALRTLYQNYLFKPVSWQEIETVFEEVHGRSLKPFFTQWIDRPGAVQLVLKDVTSRRENGIYRVGGTLRQTGPVYRVRVPVTIFSSKGEIRTAVDMDGETARFAIDVPAESGTPARLAIDPDADIFRRLHPAELTPSVNSLRGSKAALVVVPEPSVEGNTRARLLIAALGIDSAEIIEESRVTPDVIREKDIIFMGVPRNPDLMRDLPASVVREDKFIRIGGTAYPTKGHAFFMVFRHPFSEKHVSALFTVFDDGSAGTIEAILRKIPHYGKYGYLVFKAAQNRDKGVWPVTASPLVHHF; this is encoded by the coding sequence ATGCCGAATCGATTATCGCTGTTCATTGGGTTCCGGACTGTCTTGCTGATCGTGCCTCTGGGCCTGCTCTTATTCTTCTCCTGCGACGATGCAGGATCGCAGTCGTCCCGGCACGGCCCGCGAATGGTCCTTCACGACCTCAAAATCCGCTTGTTTCCAGCTGAACACCGACTTTCCGGGTCTGATCTCATCACCATCCCCACCATGGAATCGGATGCGTTGATATTGGAGCTCTCAGAAAAAGTACGGGTTGAGGCGGTGCTGATCAACGGAACGCCGGTCTCGGTCAAGCGACCTTCGGGTCGGCTCATCATCCCCATTCCTTCAAAATTCCGTTCAGCCGAAGCACCTGATGATCCTCTGGCAGTAACCATCCGGTATGAGGGGTTTTTCGATGATCCGGCGCCGATGCTGCCCGTCAACACCGACAACCCCGGGTACGGTGTCACGGGCACCATATCCCAAAACGGCGTCTTTCTGCTTGGCGGAGCCGGGTGGTATCCTGTGACGGTGGACGCGCCGGCATCCATACGGCTGGAAGTCTCGGGGCCGGCAGGCATGGTCGCCGTCACCGCCGGTAAATCCATGGGTGTCCGGACTGAAAACGGAATGACCCTGTCCGGTTGGGAGATCCAGCGAGCCGTTGAGCCCATCGCCCTCTCTGCAGGACCCTATGAAGTCCGCGAGGCCGCTGTCGGGGATGTCACCGCAGCCACCTATCTCTTTCCCCAAAGCCGGCACCTTTCAGATGGATATCTGGCGGCCATAACTCGATTCATCCGCTTTTACGAAGGGCTGTTCGGTCCTTATCCGTTCGAAAAATTCGCTGTGGTGGAAAATTTCTTTCCAACCGGATACGGTTTCCCTTCCTACACACTGATGGGAACCCAGGTGCTTCACCTCCCGTTTATCAAAGAAACCAGCCTGGGGCATGAGATTGCGCATTGCTGGTGGGGCAACGGCGTCGGGGTCGACGCCTCCCGCGGAAACTGGTGCGAAGGACTGACCACTTACGTATCCGATTACCTCTATCATGAACACGCCTCGGCCGAGGAAGGGGCTGCCTACCGACGACAGCTTCTCCGGAATTATGCCGCCGTCGCCGGACCCGACCGAGACTTCCCCCTGAGCGCGTTCATAAGCCGCGTCGACCCGACCACCAAGGTCGTCGGCTACGACAAAGGCGCCATGGTTTTCCATATGCTCCGTCAAGAGGTGGGAGACGGCGCATTCTGGGAGGCACTCAGAACACTTTACCAGAACTATCTCTTCAAACCCGTCTCCTGGCAGGAGATCGAAACCGTCTTCGAAGAGGTCCACGGCCGTTCCCTTAAACCGTTCTTCACTCAGTGGATCGATCGACCGGGTGCCGTGCAGCTCGTTCTGAAAGACGTGACATCCCGCCGGGAGAACGGCATCTACCGCGTCGGCGGAACCCTTCGCCAAACAGGCCCTGTTTACCGCGTACGGGTGCCGGTCACGATTTTCTCTTCCAAGGGAGAGATCCGGACCGCCGTCGACATGGACGGGGAAACCGCGCGCTTCGCCATCGATGTTCCCGCAGAATCCGGCACGCCGGCAAGACTCGCCATCGATCCGGACGCCGACATTTTCCGGAGGCTCCATCCGGCTGAACTCACCCCGTCGGTCAACAGCCTCAGAGGATCGAAGGCTGCGCTGGTGGTGGTTCCGGAACCGTCGGTTGAAGGGAACACCCGGGCACGTCTCCTCATTGCGGCCTTAGGCATCGATTCGGCAGAAATCATCGAAGAATCCAGGGTCACGCCCGATGTCATCCGGGAAAAGGACATCATTTTCATGGGGGTGCCCCGAAATCCCGACCTGATGCGTGACCTGCCGGCATCGGTGGTCCGAGAGGATAAATTCATCCGCATCGGCGGCACCGCCTATCCGACAAAAGGCCACGCCTTCTTCATGGTGTTCCGCCATCCCTTTTCCGAAAAGCACGTCTCTGCGCTATTCACTGTGTTCGACGACGGATCGGCGGGCACGATCGAAGCGATATTACGAAAGATCCCCCACTACGGGAAATACGGTTATCTGGTTTTCAAAGCCGCCCAGAACCGGGACAAAGGGGTCTGGCCGGTGACGGCATCCCCCCTGGTTCACCACTTTTAG
- the nudC gene encoding NAD(+) diphosphatase, with protein MGDISSLSLFTPSKSFVVDNLTEASAAWFLFRQDNILVDERNGRVTVPRAVTPAALNINAHQLRCLGTLSQTACYTGELVDADPVPDGMACVALRGLFGRLDDRVYGLAGTALQLVNWDRGHRYCGRCGTETLLMTSERARICPACELINHPRISPAVIVAVIRSGKILLGRSGRFPKPNFFSVLAGYVEVGETLEACVHREVMEEVGIRIRNLRYFGSQPWPYSGALMAAFTAEWASGEISVDGEEILEAGWYGPRELPMTPGLGSVAARLIDWFKHTYG; from the coding sequence ATGGGGGATATTTCCAGCTTGTCGCTTTTTACACCTTCAAAATCCTTTGTCGTGGACAATTTGACGGAAGCCTCTGCGGCTTGGTTTCTTTTCCGACAGGACAATATTCTGGTGGATGAACGAAACGGCCGCGTGACCGTTCCGCGGGCCGTCACACCGGCGGCGCTGAATATCAACGCCCATCAGCTGCGATGCCTCGGGACGTTATCGCAAACGGCGTGCTATACAGGTGAACTTGTCGATGCCGATCCCGTTCCGGACGGCATGGCCTGTGTGGCCCTCCGGGGTCTTTTCGGCCGGCTCGACGACAGGGTTTACGGCCTTGCCGGAACAGCGCTTCAGCTCGTCAACTGGGATCGAGGACACCGGTATTGCGGTCGGTGCGGGACCGAAACCCTTCTGATGACGAGCGAACGCGCCAGAATTTGTCCGGCGTGCGAGCTGATCAACCACCCCAGAATCTCTCCTGCGGTAATCGTAGCGGTGATCCGTTCGGGTAAGATTCTGCTCGGGCGTTCCGGCCGTTTTCCAAAACCGAATTTTTTCAGCGTTCTGGCCGGATATGTCGAGGTGGGAGAGACGCTGGAGGCTTGCGTTCATCGCGAGGTCATGGAGGAGGTTGGCATCCGAATCCGGAATCTGAGGTATTTCGGCAGCCAGCCGTGGCCTTATTCAGGGGCGCTCATGGCGGCGTTTACCGCTGAATGGGCATCGGGGGAGATCTCCGTCGACGGTGAAGAGATTCTCGAGGCGGGATGGTATGGTCCCCGGGAACTTCCGATGACACCCGGTTTGGGTAGTGTCGCCGCCCGGTTGATCGATTGGTTCAAACACACATACGGATAA
- the larB gene encoding nickel pincer cofactor biosynthesis protein LarB, which produces MEEKELKQVLEAVGNGSLSVGRALDIMKQLPLSDLGYAQVDTHRCLRTGVPEVIYAEGKTVEQIVGIGLRLIQCHDNIMATRVRPEVFTEIRKAIPDAVFYPTARIIVMHPRPVAAVGNIAVVCAGTSDIPVAEEAAVTAEILGNRVTRIFDVGVAGIHRLLAARKDLFRANVAVVAAGMEGALPSVVGGMVPYPVIAVPTSVGYGASFGGIAALLGMLNTCAAGVSVVNIDNGFGAGFQAGLINRLATAAASGAPD; this is translated from the coding sequence ATGGAAGAGAAAGAACTGAAGCAAGTTCTGGAGGCCGTCGGGAACGGATCTCTCAGCGTCGGGCGCGCTCTCGACATCATGAAGCAACTGCCGCTTTCAGACCTGGGCTATGCGCAGGTGGACACGCACCGGTGCCTCAGGACAGGCGTCCCCGAAGTCATATACGCCGAAGGGAAAACGGTGGAACAGATCGTCGGAATCGGTCTCCGGCTGATCCAATGTCACGACAATATTATGGCGACGCGGGTTCGTCCCGAAGTTTTCACGGAAATTCGGAAAGCCATCCCCGACGCCGTCTTTTATCCAACGGCGAGGATCATCGTCATGCATCCCCGTCCGGTTGCCGCTGTGGGAAATATCGCCGTGGTCTGTGCAGGAACGTCCGATATTCCGGTAGCTGAAGAGGCCGCGGTCACCGCTGAAATTCTCGGCAATCGGGTGACCCGGATCTTCGATGTCGGAGTAGCCGGCATCCACCGGCTTCTGGCGGCCCGAAAGGACCTCTTCCGGGCCAATGTGGCGGTGGTGGCGGCCGGAATGGAGGGAGCCCTTCCCAGCGTTGTGGGGGGGATGGTGCCATACCCGGTCATTGCCGTTCCGACGAGCGTCGGCTATGGAGCGAGTTTCGGCGGCATTGCCGCCCTCCTGGGCATGCTCAATACCTGTGCCGCCGGGGTGTCGGTCGTCAATATCGACAACGGTTTCGGTGCAGGCTTTCAGGCGGGTCTGATCAACAGGCTCGCGACGGCGGCCGCGTCAGGCGCTCCCGATTGA